GTGGAGGCGAGCGCGATGAGCAGTCCGACGACGATGAACGGCAACACCTGCCAGAAGACGTCCATGCCGCGGCCGGCGACGGAGCCGACCACCCAGAAGCGGTAGCCGTCGAGGCTGGTCTGGTCGAGCAGCACGATGGTCTGGATCATCGCCTGCAGGAAGAACGCCACCGCCGCGCCCGCCAACGCGAGACTGAGCGGACTCGAGCCGCCGTTGCCGATGGACGCGAATCCGAACACCACGATGCTGGCGAGCGCGGACCCGGCGAAGGCGAACCACAGATACTGCGCCGGGGTGGAGAGCCCGAACAGGTAGATCGACAGCACCACCAGGAAGGCGGCGCCGGCGTTGATGCCGAGCAGACCGGCGTCGGCGAGCGGGTTGCGGGTGTGCCCCTGGATCAGTGCGCCGGCGACGCCGAGCGCGGTGCCGACCAGCAGCGCGAGCAGGGTGCGGGGGATGCGCAGCGAATGCACGATCACGTCGGTTTCGGAGCCGTCGTTGACGACGAGGGCGTGGAAGACCTCCGCGAAGGTCATCGGGCGGGCGCCGACGGCGATGCTGGCGAGCGCGCCGAGCACCAGCAGTACGAGCAGCGCGGCCAGGCCGAGCAGGCGCCGGCGGCGCAGGGCGGCGACGTTGCCGTCGGTGGGGCGCGGGGTGAACTCGTCGTGGCGGGCGTGGCGTTCGGTGACGATCTCGGTGCCGCGGCGCAGCAGGGCACGGCGGGTGCCGGCCGGTCCGGTGGTGGCGCGGTCGCGCAGCACGAGCCCGGTCCACTGCAGGCCCAGACTTTGGCCGGTGCGGCCGGCGCGGTAGCCGTGGTTCCACCACAGCAGTCCGGCGGCGGCGGCCAGGGCGGCGCCGCCGAAGACGATGCGGTCGGTCTGGCCGCCGCCGTTGGCGTCGGCGAGGGTGTCGACGACGAGGGCACCGATGAGCAGGGGGATGGCGAGGAGCGCGAGGTCGCACAGGACGGCGGCGATCCGGCGTCCCGGGCGGGGCGGGGCGGTCGGGTCGGCGTCCGGTGGGGCGTGGGGGGTGACGGTCACGGGCGCGGGGTGCTCCTCGGGAAGGCGGTGGTGCGGTTCGGGTCGTCGCGGATCGTGGGGAACGCGAAGGCCTTCGGAGTTAGGTTACGGAATCCTATGTGCCGACGGGAGTAGGGGATGGGGTTGCGCACACCACCCCCGGATGCAATGGTTAGGCTTACCTAATCAAGATTCACCGTCGATCAGGAGGTGTCGGATGACGACGCTGCTGCTGCCGCCCACGGCGGCACCCGTCCGCCCGTTCGAGGACACGCGCGCTCGGCTGCGCGCACTCGCTGCGGGAGCCCCGCGCGTGTATGCGGTGGCCTGTATCGACGAAGAACCCCGCCGCCGCTGGTGGTTCCTCGGCGGCGGTGAACGCCAGCAGCGCATCGAGGCGCTCTACGACCGTGCCCTGCTCGACACCGAGGACCCGCGCATCGCCGTCGAGCAGGTCGCCGGCGCCCTCATCCACGCCGTGGTCGGCCGCGTCCTCGCCCCCTACGCCCTCGAGGGCCGCGTCTGGGATCCGGGTCTGGACAATCTGTGGCTGCACCAGGACAGCGACGGCTGCATCGACTGGGCCGGTCTCGCCGACGACACCCTGCGGGTGCTGCCCGAGGACCGCGCCGTCGGGGAACGCGACGTGGTGGTGCTGCCGTGCGAGCAGGCGATGGCAGTGTGGACCGCGCACCGCGCCGCGACCGCGCTCGATGCCGTCCATCTCGCGCTGCGGTCCCTCGTCCCGCTCGACCGGAACCGCTTCTGGGCGATCGTCGGGCGCACCGTCGTCACCGGCGCCGCCCAGCTACCCGTGCTCGGTGGTGCCTCCCGCCGTACCGCCGCGCGCCGCGGTCAGGCATTGCTCGACGCCTTCGTCGCCGCCGGCTATCCCGTCCGAGGCCTTGCCGGATTAGGGCAGCCTTCCCTATAATCGAATCCGTTCCGACTGCCGGACCGCAGCGGAGTCCTGAGGGCTGCAGTGACTCCCGGTCCCTTCCCGCGGCGGGCCTCACATCCATGTGGGGCCCGCCGTCGTGTGTCCGGAGCACCCCGCGCCCGGCGTGCACGGCAATTCGGTCATGGACGACGCCGGTGCCCGCTTCACACGACGCCGGAGCGAACTCGGCCCCGACGCCACCCCCCGTGAGGCGATCCGCGCGGTCCTGACGGGACTGCTGCCCCTCGACGAGCAACGACGCGAGGAGACCCTGGTGCTCGGCGCGTTCGGATGGTCTGCGATCACCGGCGGGGGGCATCACCGCCGAGGACACCTTCGCGGCGCCGCGCGCCCTGGCGACCATCGTCGCCGACCAACTCCGGCGGACACGCACCGGCGAGGACGCCGGTGATCCGGAAGCGGGCGCCGATCTCGTCGTCATGGCAGCGGGGGGACTGGCGCAGGGCATGCTGCAGGGATACTCGACCTCACGGACACCGCTCGACCTCGTCGAGCATCTTCTCGACCGTGTCCTGGGAAGCACCGAGAGATGACCACCCTGTGGATGATCGAAGACCTCGAACCGTGGCCCGACCCGCCTGCTCCCGGCCAGGTGTGTGAACCGACCACCTCCTGGATCACACCGGGCGCGAGCGACTGCATCCGCGAACTCGCGCGGCACGTGCCCGCCCGGGTCGAGCAGATCACCGTCGACGATCGGGTCGAGCTGCTCGCCCATCTCGGTCACGGCTTCACCACCGTGCTGCCACCGCAGCTCGACACCCTCGGTGACGTCGTGCTCACGGGGCATCTGGTGTGGGACCGCTATCTGTGGATGCTGTACCGCATCCGACCGCACGGGCGCGCCCGGGTCGCCGAACGGCATCCGGTGATCCAACGAACCAGGAGGATTCCGACCGCGGACGCGGGTTGGTACGGCGTCGAGTACGAGGGCCCGCGGACCGTGCACCGGTTCGGGCCGATCCCCGACGGCCACTCGATCGTCGCCTACGCGCTGCTGGTGACCCTGCAGTGACCACCCCGCTTGCCACGGTCGGAGGTGGGCCGGCCGAAAACCGCCATGTCCTACCATCGTTCGACGGCCACCTGTCCCGGCGGCCGGTCGAGACCACGCACGAACAAGGGAAGCCCGTATGAGCGACCAGTCCACCTCCGCCCCGGCCCAGCACGACGTGCAGGCGATCAACGCCGTCAACGACACCGGCTTCAACACTGCCCTCGGCCTCGAGTTCGTCGAACTCGGCCCCGATCTCGCGCGAGCCCGGTGGACGATCACCCCCACGCAGCACCAGCCCTACGGCATCGTGCACGGCGGGGTGTACTGCGCGGTGATCGAGACCGTCGCCAGCGTCGCCGGCGCCAACTGGTTGGGGGACAAGGGCAACGTCGTCGGGGTCAACAACAACACCGACTTCCTCCGCGCCACCCGCGAAGGGGTCCTCACCGCGACCGGCACCCCGGTCCACCGCGGCCGCACCCAGCAGGTGTGGCGGGTGGAGATCGTCGACGAGCAGGACCGTCTCGTCGCGCAGGGACAGGTGCGCCTGGCGAACATCACGAACGCGGACCGCATCGGGCACTGACCCTGTAGCCGGGCGGCTCCGGCCGGGACACCGCGCCCGGCCGGAGCCGCCGACGGTCAGCCCGCAGCCTGCGTCCCGCCGCGGCCCTGCCCGGCCGGCGCCTGTGCGGAGCGGTCCCCGCCCTTCGTCGCGCTCTCGCCGTTCTGCGAGTCGCCGTCGGGTTCGTCCGCGCGCATGTGCTCGAGCGCGATCCGCGCGAACACCTGCTGCTCGGTCGCGGCCATCTCGTTGCGGCCGGTGGAGAAGAACGCCTGCGCCCACGACAACAGCGTCGACAGCTTCGACGAGAACCCCACCAGATACAGCAGGTGGATGAACAACCACGCCACCCAGCCGAGGAACCCGCTGATCTCGAGTTTGCCGACCTTCGCGACCGCACTGAACCGCGAGATGGTCGCCATGCTGCCCTTGTCGAAATACTTGAACGGTTCCCGATGGGTCGGGTCGGCGCCGTCGAGGGAGGCGATGATCTGCCGGGCCGCGTACTTGCCGCCCTGCATCGCCACCTGCGCCAGACCGGGCAGCTTGTTCAGCGACATCATGTCGCCGATGACGAACACGTTCGGATGCCCCGGCAATGTCAGATCCGGCAGCACCTCCACCCGCCCCGCCCGGTCGACCTGCGCCCCGGACTGCTCGGCGAGCTGCTTGCCGAGCGGACTGGCCGACACGCCCGCCGACCACACCTTGCACTGCGACTCGATGCGCCGCTGCGAACCGTCCTTCTCCTTGACGACGAGACCGTCGGCGTCGACATCGGTGACCATCGCGCCGAGCTGGATCTCCACCCCGAGCCGCTCGAGGGTGTTACGGGCCTTGCGGCTGAGTTTGCCGCCGTAGACCGGCAACACATCGGAGGCGCCGTCGAGCAGCACCACCCGCGCCTCGGTCGGATCGATGTTGCGGAAGGTGCCCTTGAGGGTGCGGCGTGAGAGCTCGGCGATCTGCCCGGCCAGCTCCACCCCGGTCGGACCGGCACCGACCACCACGAAGGTCAGCAACCGGGCGCGTTCGTCGTGATCGTGGGACAGTTCGGCCTGCTCGAACGCCCCGAGGATCCGGCCGCGCAGCTCGAGGGCGTCGTCGATGGTCTTCATGCCCGGCGCGAACTCGGCGAACTGGTCGTTGCCGAAGTAGGACTGGCCGGCGCCGGCGGCGACGATGAGACTGTCGAAGGGCGTGGTGGTGTAGCGCTCGAGGAACCGGGAGGTCACCGTCCGGTTCTCCAGGTCGATCCTCTCGACGTCCCCGAGCAGCACCTGCGCGTTCTTCTGTTTGCGCAGCACCATGCGGGTCGCGGGGGCGATGTCGCCGACCGACAGGATGCCCGTGGCCACCTGGTACAGCAACGGCTGGAACAAGTGATGGGTGGTGCGCGCCACGAGCGTGACGTCCACATCGGCACGAGCCAGGGCCTGGGTCCCGAACAGCCCACCGAAACCGGATCCGATCACGACCACACGATGACGGCGGGGTTCGGTCTGCTCGACGCTCATGGATGCTCCTTCACGTTGCCGGATGGATCTTGTCCCCAGTCTTGCAGTTGCCGCGCCCGCCCACAGCGCAACCGACGAGCTAGCCCGGCCCGTCGCCGAGCGACCCGAGCAGCCCGTAGACGGGGTTGTGCCGGGCGGCGTGCCGCACCGCATCGTTGGTCGCCGAGGTGTACACCTGCACGGTCTGCAACGACCGGTGCCCGAGCAGCTGCTGCAACTCGACCATCGTTGCGCCGCTGTCGGCCAGGCTCGTCGCGAAGGTGTGCCGCAGCGCGTGGGCGAGCGCACCGCGTTTGCGTTCGGACTCGATACCCGCGCGGCGGTAGATGCGCCGCACCCGGTACTGCAGGGTGCCGCGGGTGATGCGTTTGCCGTCCGCGCCGACGAACAGCGGGTCGGCCGGGTCGTGCCGCTCCCACACGGGCAACTCGTCGCGGTCGCGGGTGCGGCGCCGCGCGGCGGGGAAGCGGGCGTAGCGTTCCTCGAGATAGGCGGTGACGATCGCCGTCCAGCTGTCTTCGAGGGGGATCTCCCGTTCGATCGCGCCCTTGCCGAGCACCCGCAGCACCGGTGCCCGGCAGCCACCGAGGATGCTGCCCACATCGAGCCGGATCAACTCGTCGGAGCGGATCCCGGTGAGCAGCAGGGTCGCGATGAGCGCGAGATCGCGTTGCGGCCAGTCCCGCGCCGACTCCGCGGGGCGTTGCGCCTCCACGGTGACGGTGTCGACGAGTTGGTTGATCGCGGTGGGGGAGAACGCCTTCGGGGTGTGCTGTGGTTTCTTGGGCTGCGCGATCGAGGCCATCGGGTTGCCTTCCGACACCCCTTCGGAGACGAGGAAGTTGCAGAAGTTGTTCCACACCGACCAGGCGCGGCGCACCGACGCCGGTTGCCGCTCGGCGGCGAACGCCGCGAATGCCGACCGCAGCCCGCGTACCGTCACGTCCCCGAGCGTCAGCGCGTCCTGCGGCACCGCGCAGGTCGCGGCGAGATGCGCGCGCACCGCGTGCAGGTCGAGCCGGTAGGCCTTGATGGTGTGCGGAGACCGTTTCGCGGTCTGCAAGGTCTCCAGATACGACCCGATCCAGTCCGACAATCCCGGCTCGGTCGCGCTGCCCGCCACGATGCCCCTCCCGTGAAGATCCGCTCGTACAGATGTGCGAGTCCAGTGTGACAGCAGGGACCGACGGGACAGCAGAGACCGCGTCCGGATTCGGGGAGACCGGCGCCGGGTACGCGATGGACAACCGGCCGTTCGTGGAGAGGAGCACCCCATGCCCGCAGGCGATGTCGAGACGTTCCACCAGGACGGATCCTGGCACAACCGCATCGAGGGCTCGAGCGACCTGCTCGGCACCTATCCCACCCGCGAGGAGGCCGTCGCCGCCGGCCGCGACGAGGCGCGCCGCCGCAAGGTCGAACACCTTGTCCACAACCTCGACGGGACGATCGGCGAACGCAACACCTACGGTCACGACCCGCGCGACATCCCGGGCTGATCGACCCCGAACCGACCGTCGCCGGGGCGATCGATACCGAGGAGGTCAGTCGCGGCGGCGTTTGGCGCGCGCGGCGAACTCGTCGAGCACCCGCACCACATCCTTGGCCTGCCAGATGCGATTGCGGCGCCCCTCGGTGATCTGCGTGAGGATCCCCGCGTCCACCAGCCGATCGATGGCGATCTGCGCGTTGGCGCCGGTCACCGACAAGGCCGCGGCGGCCGACCGGTTGTCGATCACCGGCTGGCGCAGCAGTACGTCCGAGAGCCGGTGCACTGCCGAATCCCGCCGCGCCGTCACCCGGGACCGCCACAGCTCGCGTACCGCCTCGAGATCGGCGACGAGCGTGCGGCCGTTGGCGACCGCCGCGAACGACGCGTCGACGATCGAGTGCACGATCGGCCCGATGTCCCCGGCGCGGTAGGCGCCGAGCGCATCGAAGTACTCCCCGGTGTTGTGCAACAGGCCCGCCGAGACCGGCACGGCGACACTGCGGGTGAGCTGCCCGCCGCGCAACATCGCCTGGATCAGCGCGCGACCCACCCGGCCGTTGCCGTCCGGGAACGGGTGGATGGTCTCGAACTGCGCGTGCGCGACCGCGATCTGCGCGACCACCGGCAGATCCACCCGGTGGGCGAAGGCCACCAGATCGTCGATCAGCTCGGGCACCCGCGCGTAGTGCGGGGGCACGAACTGCGCGGTGTGCGGGCCCAGGCTGCCCCCGCCGATCCACACCTGCTGGGTGCGCCACCGTCCCGCGATGGTCGGATCGTCGTACTCGAGCAGCGCGTGGTGCATCCGCAGGATCGCGGCGGCGTCGATCGCATCGGACAATTCGAGCGCCGCGCGCATCGCCCGCACGTTGCCGACGATCAGGCGAGCGTTGCGGGAGGCGTGTTCGCCGAGTTCGGCGAGCGCGATCTGCCGCGCCCCGCTGGAGAGGTTCTCGATCTCCGAACTCGACGCGCTCTCGGTGCGCAGCAGGATGGAGGCGAACGGGGCGGTGATATGCCCGACCTCGACATCGAAGCGGGTCAGTTCCGTCGCGGCTTCCTCGGTGAGGGCCTGCAGTTCGCCGTCGAGCGGGAGGGGCCGGTGGGCGATGAGCGGGGGGACCGCGGCGCGGTAGGGGCCGGTGGTCAGGCGTTTCTCCCGCCGCGAGCCGTAGGCATCGCTGCTCACCCACGGGTGCTGTTCGTAGGTGACCGCGGGCCAGCCGGACGCGACGTCAACCGATGCCATCCCCGGAACATACCATCGGATAGTCGATTATCCGATGGTATGGATCGGGGGTGGGTTCGGATCCGGCCGTTGTGCACGGCCGGAACCGGAGGTTTGGGCCACAGGTGGTTCGGACGTAGGGTGCTGGGCCATGGCATTACCGACCTTCGACATCGACACGCCCATGGCCTATCACGTTGCGCAGCACAACATCCTGCAGAGACTCGATGCCGGCGACGACGCCGGGACGGTGCGGGAGGAATGGCGGCAGGCCATCGAGCGCATCATCGACAACCATCTCGCCGGCAACGACGCGCTGAGCTTCGTGACCGCTCCCGCGCTCGGCCCGGTCGACTGACGCACCGCTCGGTACACCCCGCCTCGCGGACCGGCACGGCCCGCGGAGCGGGGACGCCGCGCTTGCGCCCCGTTACATGACGGTGTCGAACAACTGGCCGACTCCGTAGGTCACTACCATCGCGAGCGCACCACCGAACACCACCCGCATCACCGCCCGACCCCGCCGGGCCCGGCCGAGCCACGCACTGATCGATCCCGTCGCCGCCAGCGCACACAACACCGCCACGAACGTCACCGGGATCCGCACCGTGTCGGGCACCGACACCACCATCAGCAGCGGCACCAGCGCCCCCAGGGTGAACGACACGGCCGACGACAACGCCGCCACCCACGGATTCGCCAGTTCGGTCGGATCGATCCCCAACTCCACCTCGGCATGCGCGGCCAGCGGATCCCGCGCCGTCAACTCCTCCGCCGCGGCACGCGCCGTGACCGCCGACAATCCCTTGCCCTCGAGCAGGGCGGCGAGTTCGTCGAGTTCGGCCTCCGGCATGGCGGCGAGCTCACGACCTTCCGTGTACAGCGCCGCGCGCTCGGTGTCGCGTTGCGTACTCACCGACACGTACTCGCCCAGCGCCATCGACACCGCCCCCGCGGCCAGCCCGGCCACACCGGCGGTGAGGATCGCCGCCTCGTTCGTCGTCGCGGCCGCCACACCGACGACCAGTCCCGCGGTCGAGACGATGCCGTCGTTCGCGCCGAGAACACCCGCCCGCAACCAGTTGAGTCTGCTCGCCAACCCGGCGGTGTGCGGTTCGCGGTCCTCGTGCCGCCTGCGGGAATCGTTCGGTGACGCCGGATCCGGACGGGGCATGTCGTGAAGCTACACCGACGGACGGCGGCGCGGGGGGATCCCCACGGCAGAGTATCGGCGCGCCTCCGCCGCGGCGACCGCCCACTCCGGATCCCCGGGCAGCGCGCCCATCGGGTCCCGCTGCGCGCACGGCACACTCACATCGGCGGGCAGCACTGCGCGCTGCAGCGCCTGCACGATCCCCAACGGCCGATGAGCAGCCGGGGCCAGGCGGCCGATCCACCGACGATCGCGGGCCGTCATGTCGTGCCGCAGGCTCTCCATCAACGCCGCCACGGTTCCCGACGGCACCTCCGTCAACCACGAGCCGAACCGGCCGATCACCGCGCCCGGCAATCCGGCGACGGTGACCTGGGCGCGCGGCATGCCGGTGACCTGCCCGTAGAGGCGGAGCAACTCGGGATAATGCAGCGACTGTCCGCAGCCCACATCGAACGAGTCCGTGGGAGTGTCCGCGACGGCCGCCCCGAGCACTGCGGCGACCAGGTCGACGACCGCGATCGGCTCGACCCGCGAGTCCATCCAGTCGGGTACCACGGTGACGGGTAGGCGCCCCGCGAGTTGGCCGAGCACCTCGAAGCTCGTCGACCCGGAGCCGAGCACCATCCCGGCTCGCAGCGTGATCACCGTGCGGCGGGAGCGGGACAGTTCCTGCTCGACCTCCCAGCGCGAGAGCAGATGCTCGGACAGCGCGTCCGGCGCACACTCGGGGACGAACCCGGAGACGTAGACGACACGCGTCACCGGAGAGGCATCGACCGCGTGCCGGACGGTGCGGGCCGCTGCCAGGTCGAGGTCCCGGAAGTGCGCCGAGCGCATCCCGTGCACGAGATAGACCACGACGTCGACATCGTCGAGCGCCGGTGGGAGAGTGTGCGCGGCGGTGACGTCCACCTGCGCGGTCTCAAGCTGGTCGTGCCACCAGAAGCGTCGCAAGGCCGTCGGGTTCCGAGCGGCGGCGCGCACGGTGCAGCCGATAGCGAGGAAGGCGGGGACGACCCGGCTGCCGACGTAGCCGGAGGCACCGATCACGAGAACTCTCATGCGCTGTCCCATCCCTTGTCGCCTTCGGGAGGGATGCACGCGCGGGACCGTCGCGAAACATCAGGAGTGGTTCCCATCACCGGAAATAGTGTTACCGTTGGTCACAAATACAGTGGCCGGTATCGAAGGAGGCCTCCCATGTCGATGCTGCGCGGCAGCCCACTCCGACATCGGATCCTGTTCGTCCTCGCCGTCCCCCTCGGCGCCGGACTGCTGTCCGCCCTCGGACATCTCGTCCAGCGCCGCCACGGCCGGCCCACCTCCGTCTCCGAATCCCTCTTCGCCATCGCCAGCAGCCTGCGCCGCCGCACGCTCTTCACCCGACCCACCGGCGACCACCCCCCGGCCCCCGAGACGCCCGGACAACCATGACCACAGGACAACCATGACCACCCACACCGTCCCCAACGGGCCTATCCGACTCCACGTCGTCGAAGAAGGCAACCCGCACGGCCCGACGCTCGTCCTCGTCCACGGCTGGCCCGACACCCACGCCCTGTGGGACCGCGTCGCACCCCTGCTCGCCGACGACTTCCGCATCCTGCGCTACGACAACCGCGGCGCCGGCGCCTCCACCGTGCCCCGCGCGGTGGCGCACTACCGGCTCGAGCACCTCGCCGCCGACCTGCACGCCGTCATCGACGCCCTCGCCCCGAACGAACCGGTCCACCTACTCGGCCACGACTGGGGCGCGGTGCTGTGCTGGGAAGCGGTATGCGAACCCGACGCCGGCGATCGCATCGCCTCCTACACCTCGATCTCCGGCCCCAACCTCGACCATCTCGGCCTGTGGATGCGCCGTCGTCTCCGACAGAAACGCCCACTCGGCCCCGCCGAACAGGCTCTCGCCTCCGCCTACACCCTCGCCTTCCAGATCCCCGCTCTGCCGAATCCGGTGCTGCGCGGCCCGCTCGCCCACCACTGGCCGGCCTTCGTCGGGTTCTTCGACCGCATCGATCCCACCGCGATCGCACCGGTCGCCCCCACCCTCGCCGATGACATGGTGCACGGACTGTCCCTGTACCGGGCGAACATCCGCGCGCGTCTCACCCGACCCCGCGAGCGGCGCACCGACGTCCCGGTCCAGCTGATCCAGAACCTGCGCGACCGCGCGGTACGCCCCGTGGGCTACGAGGACACCTCCCGCTGGGTCACCGACCTGCGCATCCACCCGCTCGACGCCGGGCACTGGTCGCCGCGTTCCCATCCCCGCGACGTCGCCGACGCCACCGCCCGGTTCGTGCAGCAGATCGAAGCCGCGCGCACCTGACCGCATGACCTCAGCCGGACGACTCCGCGCGCGGCGCCGCCTCCACCGGCGGATCGTCGTCGTGCACCGGTAGCCGACGCGGACCCGGACCCTGCTGCCCGAGCACGTCACCGGGATTCGCGAGCGGACACGACGCCAAACTCAGACAACCGCAGCCGATGCAATCGGTGAAACTGTCGCGCAACGCGGTGAGATCCTCGATGCGGCGGGTCAGCCGGTCGTGCCACGCCCGCGACAGCCGCGCCCAGTCCTCCGTCGTCGGCACACGACTGTCCGGCAACGAATCGAACGCCTCCTTGATCTCGTCCAGGGACACCCCCACACCCTGCGCGACCTTGATGAACGCGACCTTGCGCAGCGTGTCGCGACGATAACGCCGTTGATTGCCCGAG
This window of the Rhodococcus pyridinivorans genome carries:
- a CDS encoding alpha/beta fold hydrolase, with translation MTTHTVPNGPIRLHVVEEGNPHGPTLVLVHGWPDTHALWDRVAPLLADDFRILRYDNRGAGASTVPRAVAHYRLEHLAADLHAVIDALAPNEPVHLLGHDWGAVLCWEAVCEPDAGDRIASYTSISGPNLDHLGLWMRRRLRQKRPLGPAEQALASAYTLAFQIPALPNPVLRGPLAHHWPAFVGFFDRIDPTAIAPVAPTLADDMVHGLSLYRANIRARLTRPRERRTDVPVQLIQNLRDRAVRPVGYEDTSRWVTDLRIHPLDAGHWSPRSHPRDVADATARFVQQIEAART
- a CDS encoding PaaI family thioesterase, which translates into the protein MSDQSTSAPAQHDVQAINAVNDTGFNTALGLEFVELGPDLARARWTITPTQHQPYGIVHGGVYCAVIETVASVAGANWLGDKGNVVGVNNNTDFLRATREGVLTATGTPVHRGRTQQVWRVEIVDEQDRLVAQGQVRLANITNADRIGH
- a CDS encoding Fic family protein, with amino-acid sequence MASVDVASGWPAVTYEQHPWVSSDAYGSRREKRLTTGPYRAAVPPLIAHRPLPLDGELQALTEEAATELTRFDVEVGHITAPFASILLRTESASSSEIENLSSGARQIALAELGEHASRNARLIVGNVRAMRAALELSDAIDAAAILRMHHALLEYDDPTIAGRWRTQQVWIGGGSLGPHTAQFVPPHYARVPELIDDLVAFAHRVDLPVVAQIAVAHAQFETIHPFPDGNGRVGRALIQAMLRGGQLTRSVAVPVSAGLLHNTGEYFDALGAYRAGDIGPIVHSIVDASFAAVANGRTLVADLEAVRELWRSRVTARRDSAVHRLSDVLLRQPVIDNRSAAAALSVTGANAQIAIDRLVDAGILTQITEGRRNRIWQAKDVVRVLDEFAARAKRRRD
- a CDS encoding NAD(P)H-binding protein; this encodes MRVLVIGASGYVGSRVVPAFLAIGCTVRAAARNPTALRRFWWHDQLETAQVDVTAAHTLPPALDDVDVVVYLVHGMRSAHFRDLDLAAARTVRHAVDASPVTRVVYVSGFVPECAPDALSEHLLSRWEVEQELSRSRRTVITLRAGMVLGSGSTSFEVLGQLAGRLPVTVVPDWMDSRVEPIAVVDLVAAVLGAAVADTPTDSFDVGCGQSLHYPELLRLYGQVTGMPRAQVTVAGLPGAVIGRFGSWLTEVPSGTVAALMESLRHDMTARDRRWIGRLAPAAHRPLGIVQALQRAVLPADVSVPCAQRDPMGALPGDPEWAVAAAEARRYSAVGIPPRRRPSV
- a CDS encoding VIT1/CCC1 transporter family protein, giving the protein MPRPDPASPNDSRRRHEDREPHTAGLASRLNWLRAGVLGANDGIVSTAGLVVGVAAATTNEAAILTAGVAGLAAGAVSMALGEYVSVSTQRDTERAALYTEGRELAAMPEAELDELAALLEGKGLSAVTARAAAEELTARDPLAAHAEVELGIDPTELANPWVAALSSAVSFTLGALVPLLMVVSVPDTVRIPVTFVAVLCALAATGSISAWLGRARRGRAVMRVVFGGALAMVVTYGVGQLFDTVM
- the soxR gene encoding redox-sensitive transcriptional activator SoxR; translation: MNPAVWLTPGQLADRSGVAVSALHYYESRGLITSRRTSGNQRRYRRDTLRKVAFIKVAQGVGVSLDEIKEAFDSLPDSRVPTTEDWARLSRAWHDRLTRRIEDLTALRDSFTDCIGCGCLSLASCPLANPGDVLGQQGPGPRRLPVHDDDPPVEAAPRAESSG
- a CDS encoding NAD(P)/FAD-dependent oxidoreductase gives rise to the protein MSVEQTEPRRHRVVVIGSGFGGLFGTQALARADVDVTLVARTTHHLFQPLLYQVATGILSVGDIAPATRMVLRKQKNAQVLLGDVERIDLENRTVTSRFLERYTTTPFDSLIVAAGAGQSYFGNDQFAEFAPGMKTIDDALELRGRILGAFEQAELSHDHDERARLLTFVVVGAGPTGVELAGQIAELSRRTLKGTFRNIDPTEARVVLLDGASDVLPVYGGKLSRKARNTLERLGVEIQLGAMVTDVDADGLVVKEKDGSQRRIESQCKVWSAGVSASPLGKQLAEQSGAQVDRAGRVEVLPDLTLPGHPNVFVIGDMMSLNKLPGLAQVAMQGGKYAARQIIASLDGADPTHREPFKYFDKGSMATISRFSAVAKVGKLEISGFLGWVAWLFIHLLYLVGFSSKLSTLLSWAQAFFSTGRNEMAATEQQVFARIALEHMRADEPDGDSQNGESATKGGDRSAQAPAGQGRGGTQAAG
- a CDS encoding DUF2188 domain-containing protein; its protein translation is MPAGDVETFHQDGSWHNRIEGSSDLLGTYPTREEAVAAGRDEARRRKVEHLVHNLDGTIGERNTYGHDPRDIPG
- a CDS encoding tyrosine-type recombinase/integrase, whose protein sequence is MAGSATEPGLSDWIGSYLETLQTAKRSPHTIKAYRLDLHAVRAHLAATCAVPQDALTLGDVTVRGLRSAFAAFAAERQPASVRRAWSVWNNFCNFLVSEGVSEGNPMASIAQPKKPQHTPKAFSPTAINQLVDTVTVEAQRPAESARDWPQRDLALIATLLLTGIRSDELIRLDVGSILGGCRAPVLRVLGKGAIEREIPLEDSWTAIVTAYLEERYARFPAARRRTRDRDELPVWERHDPADPLFVGADGKRITRGTLQYRVRRIYRRAGIESERKRGALAHALRHTFATSLADSGATMVELQQLLGHRSLQTVQVYTSATNDAVRHAARHNPVYGLLGSLGDGPG
- a CDS encoding FecCD family ABC transporter permease, whose protein sequence is MTVTPHAPPDADPTAPPRPGRRIAAVLCDLALLAIPLLIGALVVDTLADANGGGQTDRIVFGGAALAAAAGLLWWNHGYRAGRTGQSLGLQWTGLVLRDRATTGPAGTRRALLRRGTEIVTERHARHDEFTPRPTDGNVAALRRRRLLGLAALLVLLVLGALASIAVGARPMTFAEVFHALVVNDGSETDVIVHSLRIPRTLLALLVGTALGVAGALIQGHTRNPLADAGLLGINAGAAFLVVLSIYLFGLSTPAQYLWFAFAGSALASIVVFGFASIGNGGSSPLSLALAGAAVAFFLQAMIQTIVLLDQTSLDGYRFWVVGSVAGRGMDVFWQVLPFIVVGLLIALASTPALNLLSLGEDVARSLGTNVVTTRVIGIAAITVLTGAATAACGPIAFVGLIVPHIARAVTGPDYRWLVPYAGLLGGALLVLADVVGRIVVRPGELQVGIVLALIGAPFFIALVRRRKLVAL